Genomic segment of Kibdelosporangium phytohabitans:
TCCTGCCCAGAGGTCAGCCCCCCGGCGAGGGAAGGCTTGTTCCGTGCGAGGACACGGCGCCTCGGGCGATCACCACACCCCAATCATGGTTGCAAGAACCAAGAAGATAAGGAGTTCCTCGCCAAAAAGCCCACCAAGAAGGGAGCAAAAAACGACCGGCGAACCCCGTCAACACCCACCACTCTGAAGTGCCACAGGAAGATGAGCCGTAGTCGCAAGTGAAACCTGATACCCCCGCTCCCGATGCGAAACCAACGGCAGAATAGAGCAGTGGGGGACAACACTCGCCAGATGGAAAGCACGAAACCGCCGCATATTACCGCTGTCAGGGACGGCATCGCCAGTAAGGATCGCCCACACAACGACACGCATGAACATGCCGTGAGTAAAAGCGACGATCTGCGAACAGCCGCTCTCCTCCATGCGCGTAAGGAACCCGAGCGCCCGACTGTAGACATCCACAAAGGACTCGGGACGTTCGTCATCCCGGTGGTGAGGATCAGCGGCTTCCCAGTACGGATCAGCTGTGCGTGGCT
This window contains:
- a CDS encoding histidine phosphatase family protein, encoding MAQTALLIRHGESRTPEGNHTTASTANPLTPLGEEQAALVAEMFTHAPDLVVTSPLLRARQTAQPTIDRFPSALVEEWPIEEFARLRHKPPPAEPRTADPYWEAADPHHRDDERPESFVDVYSRALGFLTRMEESGCSQIVAFTHGMFMRVVVWAILTGDAVPDSGNMRRFRAFHLASVVPHCSILPLVSHRERGYQVSLATTAHLPVALQSGGC